The Clostridia bacterium DNA segment AGGGCACTCATGGTCAGGTACGGAATCGTCGGGTTTGGTCTGCATGCAGTTCGCCGCTTGATGCCCGCATTTCAGAAATCCGAGCAGTCGGTTGCAGTTGCTCTTTCAAGACGCGATCAGACCAAAGCGCGGGAGAATGCGGAGCACTACGGCATTCCAAATGTCTTTGCGACTACCGAGGAGCTCTGCCGGTGTCCTGACGTGGACGCCGTATTCGTCACAACCCCGAATTCCCTTCACCTCTCCGATGTCCTGACCTCAGCACGCCACGGCAAGCACATTCTTTGCGAGAAGCCGATGGCGATGAACATTGAGCAAGCCGAACAGATGATCGCCGCGGCAGATTCCGCGGGTGTTCAACTTGGTATCGCACAGTGCTTCCGTTTCGCGGAAAGCGTAAATCGCTTTCGCGAACGAGTTCTGCGGGGAGACCTCGGCACTGTGGTCGCCGCGCGATGCGACTTCTCGTTCCTGGGAACAGAAAGCTCAAGAGCGTGGCTCAGGAATGCAGCCATCTCCGGCGGCGGACCGATTAACGATATCGGCGTTCACTGTATTGACGCCCTTCGATACATCCTCGGCGACGACCCCATAAGGGTCAGCGCGTTGGCAGAACAGGATGAAAACTTCAGCGAAGTGGAAGCCTCTGCTGCAATCAGCCTGCTGTTCCCCAAAGGCGCGCTTGGAACGGTGACGGTTTCCTATCGCTCGCCTTATCGAACGTTGCTGGAAGTCGTCGGCACCGAGGGAGTCTTGACGGCAAGGAACGGGCTGACCATCAACCATCCCGTCACTATAGATTTCATCCCCAATGAGGGCGCGGCAGAGAACGAGGTCGTCGATAACGCACGCGCTTACGTTCTGCAGGTCGATGCCTTTTCCGCGGCGGTTGAGGGACGGCAGCAGTTTCCCGTGCCTGGGCAGGAGGGCGCGATCAACCAGCGAATCCTCGACGCCGCTTATCGCAGCGCGAAATCGGGACACGCAGAAGACTTAGCCTGACAGTCGCTCCGTCGGTCGATGCCGGGCCTTTCTGTTAGATTCGCATAAGCGTGACTCAAACTTTCGATGCGATCATTTTGGGTGGCGGCGCCGCCGGTCTCATGTGCGCCATGGAAGCCGGCAAGCGCGGGCGTCGCATCGCCGTGCTCGATCACGCGGAACGCGTTGGCAAGAAAATCCTGATCTCCGGCGGCGGACGTTGTAATTTCACGAACCTGCACTGCCAGCCGGAAAACTTCCTCTCCGCCAACCCTCACTTCTGCAAGTCGGCGCTGGCCCGCTACACCCCATCGGACTTCATCGCGCTCGTCGAAAAGCATCGCATCCCTTATCACGAGAAGACACTCGGACAGCTTTTCTGCGACCGCTCAGCGGGCGATATTCTTGGAATGCTGGAGGAAGAGTGCCGTCGCGCGGGCGTCCGTATTCTTCCGAAAACGCCTGTGCGCGAGGTGGTGCATGGCAGCGGATTCACCGTGCGCGCTGGAGAAGACGAATTCCAGGCACCTGCGCTCGTGGTCGCGACCGGCGGGTTATCGATCCCGAAGATGGGCGCAACCGCTTTCGGATACGAACTCGCGCGGCAGTTCGGCCATCGCATCCGCGAATGTCGCCCGGGCCTCGTGCCGCTCACCTTCAATCCAGACGATCGCCAGCGCTTCTGCGATCTCGCCGGAGTCTCGACGGAAATCATTGCGTCCGTCGCCGACGGACGCAGCCGCCAGCACTTCCGCGAAAAGATGCTCATCACGCATCGTGGACTGAGCGGCCCAGCGATACTTCAGATCTCGTCATACTGGAACAAATCTGACGCGGTGGTTATCGATCTCGCACCCAATCGCGAAGTCACCGCTCCGCTGCGTGACCCGAAAGCCCGGCGCGACATTGCCTCGGCCAAAGCTGCATTTCGCGCCACGCTCCCCAACCGCTTCGCCGAACGTTGGCTCGATCTGTACCAGCCCGCCGGATGGACAAATCAGGCTCTCGCCGAAGTCGAACGACAGGTACATCGTTGGGAAGTGCTGCCCGAAGACACGGAAGGGTACGACAAAGCAGAAGTCACGGCGGGCGGCGTCGATACCGCCGAGCTCTCGGCCAAGACGATGGAGAGCCGCAGAGTTCCCGGGCTGTTTTTCATCGGAGAAGTTGTGGACGTGACCGGACACCTTGGTGGATTCAATTTCCAATGGGCGTGGGCATCTGGCTTCTGCGCCGGACAAGCAATCTAGGGTCACTAATTGCTAGAGCAGAACCAGCCTACCGCCATCCGTCACGATGATGACGAGGCACATCAGCACCAGCATTAAGTCATAATGCCAGCCGTACGTTCCGCTTTCTCCCCAGAAGCCGGTGTGCCAAACCGTGGCTTTCTTCTGTATGGCGCCCAGCATGACGAGGATCAGTCCTAAGGCAGCCAGTTGGGTCAGCACACCGAAGAGGATGCCGAGCGCCCCAAGCAATTCTGCCGCACCGAGGAGCAATGTGAAGCCCTTACTCATTCCTATGCTCTTGCTGCGAGCTTCAGCATCGCTAAGATGACTCCACCCGCTCGAGATGAAGATTGCGGCCACCATCATTCGAACCAACAGTAAAGCGACATCCGTGAACCGCGCTAACTGTGGAAACATCGAAGACCTCGCTTACCAAACAGCCGCCCTCGTTTATGCCACCCCGTACAGCCCCACCGCGAAGTAGCGAGCTCCGTCAATCCGCAACGCCATTCGCCTGAATCCCGCATCGCCGGCGAGAGCATCGAAACCATCCACGCCATACTTGTACGAATTTTCCGTGTGGATTCGCTCCATCGCCTCGAAGGCCACGCGCTCTCCGGCCACTCTCACTTCCTGTCTCTTTGCGCTTTCCAGATGCATCTCGATTCGGCTGAATTCCTCGTTGAACCAGGCGACGTGCCGAAACGCATTCAGGTCAAAGTCGGCGTCCAGCTCGCGATTGAAACGAGCAAGCAGGTTCAGATTGAATGCCGCCGTCACGCCCTGAGCGTCGTTGTAGGCGCGAACCAGCACGTTGCGATCTTTCTTGAGATCGAAGCCGATCAGCAGTGCGCCATCATCGCCCAGCACCGCGCGGCACTGCGAAAGGAGCGCACACGCTTCGAGGGGATCGAAATTGCCAATGCTTGAGCCCGCATACAGAAGCACCCGCCGGCCCGCTTCCGGCAGCAGCGCTTCCAATCTTCCGAGGCCAGCCAGGAAGTCCATCGCGACGGCGTGCACAGAAATCCCGGCGAACGAGTTTGCAATATCCAGCCCGGCAGTTCTCAAGTGTTCGGTTGAGATATCCACTGGGACAAACGTCGATACTGCGCCGGTCTGCAGCAGCAATCTGCCCTTGTCGCAATTGCCCGCGCCGAGCTCGATGAGACACAACTCCCGTCCCAAGCTCCGCAGCAACTCATTCGCGTTGTTCGTCAGAAGAGCTTTTTCCGTGCGCGTCGGGTAGTACTCAGGCAGAGCACATATCTCCTCGAATAGCGCCGAACCGCGTTCGTCGTAGAAGTACTTGGCCGGGGTCGTCTTCGGCAGACGCCGCAGTCCCTCGAGCACTTCTTCTTTCATTGTTCGTGAAGCCGAGCTTAGCTCGCTTAGCCGAAAGCGTGCTTGACCGCCAGGCATAGGCCAATAGGTGCTCGCCGATGTAGTCATCCCCATCCAGAAATCCTCACAAATTCGAAATCGTTATGGAGCGGGCTACTCCACGTCCTTCGCAAGACGTACGCCCGAGAATTGCCATCTCGCATGTGGCGGGAAGAAATTCCGGTAGCTTGCACGGATGTGGTCCGCCGGAGTCGCGCAGGAACCGCCGCGCAACACAAGCTGGTTGCACATGAACTTCCCGTTGTATTCACCGATTGCGCCGGCCGCAGCTTTGTAACCCGGGTACGCGACGTACGGACTCGCCGTCCATTCCCAAACATCTCCGAACAGCTGCTGCATTCCCTCTCCCGCAGCGGGCTGCGGATGCAGAACATTGACGTCCAGCAGTGTGCCCGTTGCAGGCGTGCGCGTCGCGACTACCTCCCACTCCTCTTCCCGCGGCAGTCGTGCACCGGGGAGTCGAACGCCGACCCACTGCGCGTACGCATCCGCCTCGTAGTAGCTGATGTGGCACACAGGTTCCGCCGCGTTCACGTTCCTGACCTCATCCCTGGTGCGCTCGCACCAGCCATCGTCGATGCGCTCCCAGTACAGCGGTGAATTCCAGCCCTGCGCACAAACCATGTCCCAACCATCGGACAGCCACAACTCGGGACGCCGATAGCCGTCATCGGCCATGAACTCCATGTATTCGGCGTTCGTTACTGGTCGCGATGCAATCTGGGATGGCCGCAGCAGCACTTCATGCCGAGGGCCTTCGTTGTCGAAAGCAAAGCCGTCGCCTTCGTGCCCGACCGGCACGACACCGCCCTCGACATCGATAAAGGTTAGTCGCGGAGCGATCGCCGCCGGACGAGGCCCGGCGTTCGCTGCCTCTGCCAGCAGCGGGCCTGACCACAGAGCATGTTTGATGTCCGTCACCATTAGCTCTTGATGCTGTTGCTCGTGGTTGATGCCGAGTTCTACCAACCGAAGCACCTCGTCGCTTGCCGTCTCCAATTCTGCAAGCACGGCTGCGTCCACGTGGCGGCGGTACTCATCCACTTGTTGCAGCGACGGACGCGACATCAACCCGCGCGATCCGCGGTAAGGATGCCCGCCGATTTGTTTGTAATAGGAATTGAAGAGGTACCTGTAACGCTCATCCAGCGGCTTGTACGCACGAACGTGGTCCCGCAAGATAAACGTCTCGAAGAACCATGTCGTATGCGCAAGATGCCATTTGATCGGACTCGCGTCGGGCATTGACTGCAGCATCTGGTCCTCGGCAGAGAGGTTCTCAGTCAGGCGCATACTCAGCGTACGTACTGCGATGAATCTCCGCGCAAGCCCGTCGGCAATCGGCGATAGGTGCCCGTGGACAGCCGTTGACATCGTTCCTCCTTCAACCATGCGCGTCTGCACGGCGGTTGCAAAGACAGGTGCTTTGGCTGATGCGCACCGGGTTCCCGCAGGTTGCGCTAACAATCCTGCAACACGAGTTGACCTTCATCTTGACGGCTGTGCGAGGACCGCTCATACCATTTACTACTTGGTAACCACGGATTTCAACTCTCCACCTCGCAAACCTAAAGTCACCACGCGAATGCGCTCCGAAATGAACGTCAGTCAAGAATTTGAAAATTCGGAACTTGCGGCCTGAGCGAGTTGACGAAGTTCGAGAACGCGGCACTCCTGATATCCTCAAAAGAGACCAACAAAGGAACGTAACCAGTCATTGCCGCCGATTCTCAACGCACAAGGCCTGTCGAAAACCTACGGTGCCGCGCCGCTTTTCCAGAACGTCTCGTTCACCGTTTCCGAAGGTGAGCGTATCGGCCTCATCGGGCCAAACGGTTCCGGCAAGTCCACATTGCTCGGCATTCTCGCGGGAGATATAGACAGCGATATCGGGGAAGTCGCCGTACGCAAGCGCGCGACCCTCAGCTACGTCGTACAGGAATCGCAGTTCACTCCCGGCGCGACCGTGCGTTCCGTTATCAGCGACGCCCTGCAACGCGCCGCCGTGCTTGAGTCTGAGCACGACACTCGCCTCGCCGAAACACTCGGGCGCGCAGGCTTCGAAGACTTCGATGCCGAAGCCGCCGCACTCTCGGGTGGCTGGCGCAAGCGCCTCGCCATCGTCGAGGCACTGGTGCAGGCGCCAGACATCCTGCTGCTGGACGAACCTACAAACCACCTCGACCTCGCCGGAATCGATTGGCTCGAAACGCTTCTGAAAAACGCGCCGTTCGCTTGCGTAGTCGTCAGCCACGATCGCTATTTTCTGGAAAACGTCGCCACCGAGATGGCAGAACTGAATCGCGCTTACCCCGACGGCATTCTGCGTGTGAACGGAAACTACAGCAGGTTCCTAGAGAAGAAAGAAGAGTTCCTGCACGCGCAAGCCAAACACCAAGATGCGCTCGAGAATCGTGTTCGCACCGAAATTGAGTGGCTGCGTCGCGGTCCCAAGGCGCGCGCCACCAAGGCCAAAGCCCGCATCGACAAGGCGAACGAACTCATCGGCGAGCTTGCCGACCTGAATGCGCGCACTCGCACGGCGGCCGCGAAGATTGACTTCTCTGCCACGGATCGCCAGACCAAGCGCCTGATCGAGCTGAAAGGCGTCACTTACTCGATTGGCGGACGCACGCTCTTCGAGAACCTCGATTTCGCGATTACCGCAGGCATGAGCGTTGGACTTGTCGGGCCCAACGGCAGTGGGAAAACAACACTGCTGCGACTGCTGCGTGGCGAGGCCAACGCAGACTCTGGCAAGATCCACCGAGCCGACCAGTTGCGCATTGTGTACTTCGATCAGAACCGGCAGCTCGATCCTGACATCACTCTGCGCCGCGCGCTCGCGCCGCATGGCGACTCGGTCATCTACCAGGACCGGGTGGTTCACGTCGCTTCATGGGCGTCACGCTTCCTGTTCCTCAGCGAGCAACTCAACCAGCCCGTCGGACGCCTCTCCGGCGGAGAGCGTGCCCGCGTGCTCATTGCACAGCTCATGCTTCAGCCCGCGGACGTGCTGCTGCTCGACGAGCCCACGAACGATCTCGACATCCCGACGCTGGAGATTCTCGAAGAGAGCCTGCTCGAGTACAGTGGCGCGCTCGTGCTCGTCACTCACGATCGCTACATGCTGGATCGCGTCTCGACTGTTGTCCTTGGGCTCGATGGCCAGGGCGCAGCTGAACGCTTTGCCGACTACTCGCAGTGGGACCTTTGGCAAGCCGAGCGCAAGCAGGCCGAGAAATCTGCCACCCCAGTAAACGGCGATCAACCGGCGCGCAATTCCCCTCCGGTCGCACCTCCCGTGTCAGCGAAAAAGAAACTCTCCTACAAGGAAGCGCGCGAATACGCCACGCTCGAACAGCGCATTGCCGATGCCGAGCAGTTACTCGCAGCAAAACGCGAAGCCGCCGAAAACCCCGCTATCGCGACCGACTCCGCGAGCCTGCTCAGTGTCCACGCCGAAATTGAGGAAGCGCAGAAGATCGTCGATGAGCTCTACGCCCGCTGGGCAGAGTTAGAAGAAAAGAAAAGCTGACGTAACCGCGGGGTGGTTCGCTCAAAAGAGAGAGCTGAAAGCGAAGCTTTTAAGCTACTAAGCTACAGCTACTAAGCTTTGCGAAAGATCCTGTCATCCTGAACGAGGGCTTAAGCCCGAGTCGAGGGATCCCTTTTGCCAGCTTCGTGCTGATCGTAGGGGTCCTTCGACTCCGCGACTTCGTCGCTCCGCTCATCAAACAACAAAACTCGACAGCTCAGGAGCTCAGCGGCTCAGAAGCTCACGTTCTGTTGCTTTACTTGAAAAATCCCTTCATGCTCGGCGCGGTAATTGAGGCGCCTATGAAGTTCCTCATACCTAGCGCCGACATCGTCGTTCTCAGCAGGCTCTGATGCTGGAAGAATGTTGATGATCTGTAGTTCGACTTCACCTTGGGACCAACAGCCACGAACGCCACGCGTCCGCCTCCGTGCGTTCTATCACCGAAATTCGCTTCATCGAAGACAATGATCAGCAAACCATCTTTTTGGAAACTGGAAGTGGAAAGGAGCGGCGCGAAATTCTTCTTGAGCCAGGCGTCTGCCGTTCCCAGGGAACAATCGTGCGCATTATGACAATTGTTTGGAATGACGAAAGAGTAGCGCGGCAGCGCGTTGTTTCTCCTGTCGGTCGCGAATCGCGAAAACGGTACCATGTTTAGCCGTTCAGACCTGCTATTCACCACGTCCACAAAATAAGCGAATGGGTTGTGGTGCTTCACATAGCCGGTCCTGTCGCCCCCCGTATAGCCGGCGTAGGGCAATCCCTCGGCGTAAGCCTTCCATGTCTTACCCGAGATCAATAACCGCCGGACGATGTTGTCGGCGGTAACCTTGCTGGAAAAACT contains these protein-coding regions:
- a CDS encoding Gfo/Idh/MocA family oxidoreductase, whose translation is MVRYGIVGFGLHAVRRLMPAFQKSEQSVAVALSRRDQTKARENAEHYGIPNVFATTEELCRCPDVDAVFVTTPNSLHLSDVLTSARHGKHILCEKPMAMNIEQAEQMIAAADSAGVQLGIAQCFRFAESVNRFRERVLRGDLGTVVAARCDFSFLGTESSRAWLRNAAISGGGPINDIGVHCIDALRYILGDDPIRVSALAEQDENFSEVEASAAISLLFPKGALGTVTVSYRSPYRTLLEVVGTEGVLTARNGLTINHPVTIDFIPNEGAAENEVVDNARAYVLQVDAFSAAVEGRQQFPVPGQEGAINQRILDAAYRSAKSGHAEDLA
- a CDS encoding NAD(P)/FAD-dependent oxidoreductase; the protein is MSVTQTFDAIILGGGAAGLMCAMEAGKRGRRIAVLDHAERVGKKILISGGGRCNFTNLHCQPENFLSANPHFCKSALARYTPSDFIALVEKHRIPYHEKTLGQLFCDRSAGDILGMLEEECRRAGVRILPKTPVREVVHGSGFTVRAGEDEFQAPALVVATGGLSIPKMGATAFGYELARQFGHRIRECRPGLVPLTFNPDDRQRFCDLAGVSTEIIASVADGRSRQHFREKMLITHRGLSGPAILQISSYWNKSDAVVIDLAPNREVTAPLRDPKARRDIASAKAAFRATLPNRFAERWLDLYQPAGWTNQALAEVERQVHRWEVLPEDTEGYDKAEVTAGGVDTAELSAKTMESRRVPGLFFIGEVVDVTGHLGGFNFQWAWASGFCAGQAI
- a CDS encoding DoxX family protein, encoding MFPQLARFTDVALLLVRMMVAAIFISSGWSHLSDAEARSKSIGMSKGFTLLLGAAELLGALGILFGVLTQLAALGLILVMLGAIQKKATVWHTGFWGESGTYGWHYDLMLVLMCLVIIVTDGGRLVLL
- the egtD gene encoding L-histidine N(alpha)-methyltransferase, which gives rise to MKEEVLEGLRRLPKTTPAKYFYDERGSALFEEICALPEYYPTRTEKALLTNNANELLRSLGRELCLIELGAGNCDKGRLLLQTGAVSTFVPVDISTEHLRTAGLDIANSFAGISVHAVAMDFLAGLGRLEALLPEAGRRVLLYAGSSIGNFDPLEACALLSQCRAVLGDDGALLIGFDLKKDRNVLVRAYNDAQGVTAAFNLNLLARFNRELDADFDLNAFRHVAWFNEEFSRIEMHLESAKRQEVRVAGERVAFEAMERIHTENSYKYGVDGFDALAGDAGFRRMALRIDGARYFAVGLYGVA
- the egtB gene encoding ergothioneine biosynthesis protein EgtB encodes the protein MSTAVHGHLSPIADGLARRFIAVRTLSMRLTENLSAEDQMLQSMPDASPIKWHLAHTTWFFETFILRDHVRAYKPLDERYRYLFNSYYKQIGGHPYRGSRGLMSRPSLQQVDEYRRHVDAAVLAELETASDEVLRLVELGINHEQQHQELMVTDIKHALWSGPLLAEAANAGPRPAAIAPRLTFIDVEGGVVPVGHEGDGFAFDNEGPRHEVLLRPSQIASRPVTNAEYMEFMADDGYRRPELWLSDGWDMVCAQGWNSPLYWERIDDGWCERTRDEVRNVNAAEPVCHISYYEADAYAQWVGVRLPGARLPREEEWEVVATRTPATGTLLDVNVLHPQPAAGEGMQQLFGDVWEWTASPYVAYPGYKAAAGAIGEYNGKFMCNQLVLRGGSCATPADHIRASYRNFFPPHARWQFSGVRLAKDVE
- a CDS encoding ABC-F family ATP-binding cassette domain-containing protein, coding for MPPILNAQGLSKTYGAAPLFQNVSFTVSEGERIGLIGPNGSGKSTLLGILAGDIDSDIGEVAVRKRATLSYVVQESQFTPGATVRSVISDALQRAAVLESEHDTRLAETLGRAGFEDFDAEAAALSGGWRKRLAIVEALVQAPDILLLDEPTNHLDLAGIDWLETLLKNAPFACVVVSHDRYFLENVATEMAELNRAYPDGILRVNGNYSRFLEKKEEFLHAQAKHQDALENRVRTEIEWLRRGPKARATKAKARIDKANELIGELADLNARTRTAAAKIDFSATDRQTKRLIELKGVTYSIGGRTLFENLDFAITAGMSVGLVGPNGSGKTTLLRLLRGEANADSGKIHRADQLRIVYFDQNRQLDPDITLRRALAPHGDSVIYQDRVVHVASWASRFLFLSEQLNQPVGRLSGGERARVLIAQLMLQPADVLLLDEPTNDLDIPTLEILEESLLEYSGALVLVTHDRYMLDRVSTVVLGLDGQGAAERFADYSQWDLWQAERKQAEKSATPVNGDQPARNSPPVAPPVSAKKKLSYKEAREYATLEQRIADAEQLLAAKREAAENPAIATDSASLLSVHAEIEEAQKIVDELYARWAELEEKKS
- a CDS encoding alkaline phosphatase family protein; the encoded protein is MKKLLVIVCVVMMAGILASAQVPSAGHVFVVVLENHGYTSVIGNSSMPYLNSLARRYGLATQYYANAHPSLTNYFVMTTGRTITFNDSFSSKVTADNIVRRLLISGKTWKAYAEGLPYAGYTGGDRTGYVKHHNPFAYFVDVVNSRSERLNMVPFSRFATDRRNNALPRYSFVIPNNCHNAHDCSLGTADAWLKKNFAPLLSTSSFQKDGLLIIVFDEANFGDRTHGGGRVAFVAVGPKVKSNYRSSTFFQHQSLLRTTMSALGMRNFIGASITAPSMKGFFK